In one window of Holophagales bacterium DNA:
- a CDS encoding sigma 54-interacting transcriptional regulator, with the protein MLLDDITASETLRRLNHPLLRFGFRSVLRVPLKEDGLIVGGLNVVSFQPGAYSEKDVLIARRIADFVHLALSHHRLAEEARNAAEAQERARQLESRVEGLAAELTARGRPARIVGVSVPWKEVLTQATKVAATETTVLLGGESGTGKEVLARYLHASSRRARGPFVALNCAALPDALLESELFGYEKGAFTGAQSSKPGRIDLAQGGVLFLDEIGETSPSVQAKLLRVLQEREFQRLGGTKTLKADIRVVAATNRDLRSAMARGTFREDLYYRLAVFEIRIPALRERPEDILPLAGVFLEEIGAELGRPAAGISRDAKEALLRYPWPGNIRELRNVLERASILCDGGLVTHEHLATPTGTVATSTPADGAIDSPRRKASTSWAPSPPNPERSRPGDLATSLADVERTAIERALEEARFNKSRAARALGITRGELYGKLRRLGIDTTT; encoded by the coding sequence ATGCTCCTCGACGACATCACCGCGAGCGAGACGCTGCGCCGCCTGAACCACCCTCTCCTGAGGTTCGGCTTCCGATCCGTCCTGCGCGTCCCGCTGAAGGAGGATGGCCTGATCGTCGGAGGGCTGAACGTCGTCTCCTTCCAGCCCGGCGCTTACTCGGAGAAGGACGTCCTCATCGCCCGACGGATCGCCGACTTCGTCCATCTCGCCCTGTCGCACCACCGTCTCGCCGAAGAGGCCCGGAATGCCGCCGAGGCGCAGGAGCGTGCGCGACAGCTCGAGAGCCGCGTCGAGGGGCTCGCCGCGGAGCTCACGGCACGAGGGCGCCCGGCGCGCATCGTCGGCGTGTCCGTGCCGTGGAAAGAGGTCCTGACGCAGGCGACGAAGGTCGCCGCCACCGAGACGACCGTCCTGCTCGGGGGCGAATCCGGAACCGGCAAGGAGGTGCTCGCCCGATACCTCCACGCCTCGTCGCGCCGCGCCCGGGGCCCGTTCGTCGCGCTGAACTGCGCCGCCCTGCCCGACGCGCTGCTGGAGTCCGAGCTCTTCGGCTACGAGAAGGGGGCGTTCACCGGGGCCCAGTCGTCCAAGCCGGGACGCATCGACCTCGCACAGGGAGGCGTCCTCTTCCTCGACGAGATCGGCGAGACGAGCCCGTCCGTCCAGGCCAAGCTCCTGCGCGTCCTCCAGGAACGCGAGTTCCAGAGGCTGGGTGGGACGAAGACCCTGAAGGCCGACATCCGCGTCGTCGCCGCCACGAACCGCGACCTGCGTTCGGCGATGGCGCGCGGCACGTTCCGCGAGGATCTGTACTACAGGCTCGCCGTCTTCGAGATCCGGATCCCGGCGCTCCGCGAACGCCCGGAAGACATCCTCCCTCTCGCCGGCGTCTTCCTCGAGGAGATCGGCGCCGAGCTGGGGCGTCCCGCAGCCGGGATCTCGCGCGACGCGAAGGAAGCGCTGCTTCGGTACCCATGGCCCGGAAACATCCGCGAGCTCCGAAACGTCCTCGAGCGGGCGTCGATCCTCTGCGACGGCGGTCTCGTGACTCACGAGCACCTCGCGACGCCGACCGGGACGGTCGCGACGAGCACGCCGGCGGACGGGGCGATCGACTCTCCTCGCCGCAAGGCGAGCACTTCATGGGCGCCTTCTCCTCCGAACCCCGAGCGGTCTCGGCCGGGGGACCTGGCCACCTCACTTGCAGACGTGGAACGCACCGCAATCGAGAGAGCACTCGAGGAGGCCCGGTTCAACAAGAGCCGGGCGGCCAGGGCACTCGGAATCACCAGGGGTGAGCTCTACGGAAAACTCCGACGTCTCGGAATAGACACGACAACCTGA
- a CDS encoding EAL domain-containing protein: protein MSVRGPASGELFDSASMRAEWLQNRARLHDLATGLPTLPAVVDEVRRQLEDHGSIALLAFALATERQVEEIWGWQFYDDLIRDFVAGLRREAERGILPAGIFCVPAVRSDEVLCFVPTQIRNGSNVLPNEWLSGLAAQMDGFVAAFLAERLTSIDKYSSHVGQALILFDPKVRVERAVYRGLTEARGEVYRRTANAEERGTEILRGILAERRIVSLFQPIHDLVEERVTGIEALSRGPAGSGLEDAERLFSLAEKAGLVIPLERLCRRRSLEEAARAQWGQLIFLNMSPAAAQDADFLGGLLVREVLDLYLDPRQVVIEVTERTYAENQVLFSSVLGELRKEGFRIAVDDLGSGYSNLSALADIRPEFLKFDHLFTKDIHRNRIKQDLLGAILSFAMKMETQVIAEGIESLDELEALRRLGVPLGQGFYLGRPGPIESIAA from the coding sequence GTGAGCGTCCGGGGCCCGGCCTCGGGCGAGCTGTTCGACTCTGCGTCGATGCGGGCGGAGTGGCTCCAGAACCGGGCTCGGCTGCACGACCTCGCCACGGGCCTTCCCACGCTCCCCGCGGTCGTCGACGAGGTCCGCCGCCAGCTCGAAGACCACGGCTCCATCGCCCTTCTCGCGTTCGCCCTCGCGACCGAGAGGCAGGTCGAGGAGATCTGGGGCTGGCAGTTCTACGACGACCTGATCCGCGACTTCGTCGCCGGCCTGCGCCGTGAAGCGGAGCGTGGCATCCTCCCGGCAGGCATCTTCTGCGTCCCGGCCGTCCGGAGCGACGAGGTCCTCTGTTTCGTACCGACGCAGATCCGAAACGGCTCGAACGTCCTGCCGAACGAGTGGCTCTCCGGTCTCGCGGCGCAGATGGACGGCTTCGTCGCGGCCTTCCTCGCCGAACGCCTCACGTCGATCGACAAGTACTCTTCCCACGTCGGACAGGCGCTGATCCTCTTCGACCCGAAGGTGCGCGTCGAGCGGGCCGTCTATCGCGGCCTGACCGAGGCCCGCGGCGAGGTCTACCGACGGACGGCGAACGCGGAGGAGCGCGGGACCGAGATCCTCAGGGGGATCCTCGCCGAGCGCCGGATCGTGTCGCTCTTCCAGCCGATCCACGACCTCGTCGAGGAACGCGTGACGGGCATCGAGGCGCTCTCGCGCGGCCCGGCCGGGAGCGGCCTCGAGGACGCGGAAAGGCTCTTCTCCCTCGCCGAGAAGGCGGGTCTCGTCATCCCCCTCGAGCGCCTCTGCCGCCGGCGTTCGCTGGAAGAGGCGGCCCGGGCGCAATGGGGTCAGCTCATCTTCCTCAACATGTCACCCGCGGCAGCCCAGGACGCCGACTTCCTCGGCGGGCTTCTCGTGAGGGAGGTCCTCGACCTCTACCTCGACCCCCGGCAGGTCGTCATCGAGGTGACCGAGCGGACCTACGCGGAGAACCAGGTCCTCTTTTCGAGCGTCCTCGGCGAGCTCCGGAAGGAAGGATTCCGCATCGCGGTCGACGACCTCGGCTCCGGGTATTCGAACCTCTCCGCCCTCGCCGACATCCGGCCGGAGTTCCTGAAGTTCGACCACCTCTTCACGAAGGACATCCACCGCAACAGGATCAAGCAGGACCTCCTCGGCGCCATCCTTTCGTTCGCGATGAAGATGGAGACCCAGGTCATCGCCGAGGGCATCGAGTCGCTGGACGAGCTCGAGGCCCTGCGCCGCCTCGGCGTCCCGCTGGGCCAGGGGTTCTACCTCGGCCGTCCCGGCCCCATCGAGTCCATCGCCGCCTGA
- a CDS encoding response regulator — protein sequence MTAGRTSLRRRFALIFSALMGALLLIVSGTLIFVRVRDQKALLERYALGFAKTTNNQLCSAWGLYYRAYKFRDIVRDTMQLNEDLHRLFILSVSGDVLFDSMESPDLMLLPKLPRRRLADPDLVSVASLQDAWSERRELAGVGPVLLVSTPYFEEWGRHPYSVLYIFKYDKVWERVASDLQSTLFLVLLALATVAGFASWMAGRVARPLLGLTESVRSFSEGKLKSLPHVRTGDEIESLAEAFNRMSERIQQQVERLETANRELATLDRMKTDLLANVSHELRTPLAAIRGYVEFIQEGQLGPTTDAQRKGLEVCLRNSERLTKTINMLLDFSRMELGRVPIRPAPFQIGRLLAQIVAGIEADARKRRIRLKTVVERDLKPVDGDRDRLTQVLENLITNALKFTPDGGEVEVGARPSPDERHVEVWVADTGIGIPPEERSRVFDKFYQTDGSATRRFGGIGLGLAIVKSILDAHGAEIVVDGRVGSGSVFRFSLPVAAAQTESGVFHGLVTPDGSTTEILAIDDDSDFLAILGETLGKHGFAVRTASTAAEGLAAARERPPLLIVLDIRLPDRDGLDLLQELREDDATRRTPILVASVVDERLEGLRLGAVEYLVKPIDRGRLVEAAVRALHARGGRLPSGEIAAAPEA from the coding sequence GTGACGGCCGGCCGCACGTCCCTGCGCCGCCGTTTCGCCCTCATCTTCTCCGCGCTGATGGGCGCTCTCCTCCTCATCGTCTCGGGAACGCTCATCTTCGTGCGGGTGAGGGATCAGAAGGCCCTCCTCGAAAGGTACGCCCTCGGCTTCGCGAAGACGACGAACAACCAGCTCTGCAGCGCGTGGGGGCTCTACTACCGGGCGTACAAGTTCCGCGACATCGTCCGCGACACGATGCAGCTGAACGAGGACCTGCACCGCCTCTTCATCCTGTCGGTGTCGGGCGACGTCCTCTTCGACTCGATGGAGAGCCCCGACCTGATGCTCCTGCCGAAGCTCCCCAGGCGCCGCCTCGCGGACCCGGACCTCGTCTCGGTGGCGAGCCTCCAGGACGCCTGGTCCGAGCGGCGGGAGCTCGCCGGGGTCGGGCCCGTCCTGCTCGTGAGCACGCCCTACTTCGAGGAGTGGGGCCGGCACCCCTACTCGGTCCTCTACATCTTCAAGTACGACAAGGTCTGGGAACGGGTCGCCTCGGACCTCCAGTCGACTCTCTTTCTCGTCCTCCTCGCACTCGCGACGGTCGCCGGCTTCGCGTCCTGGATGGCGGGGCGGGTCGCCCGGCCGCTCCTCGGGCTGACCGAGAGCGTCCGCTCGTTCTCCGAAGGGAAGCTGAAGTCCCTTCCGCACGTTCGGACGGGCGACGAGATCGAGTCCCTCGCCGAGGCGTTCAACAGGATGTCCGAGCGGATCCAGCAGCAGGTCGAGCGGCTCGAGACGGCCAACCGCGAGCTCGCCACGCTCGACCGCATGAAGACCGACCTCCTCGCGAACGTCTCCCACGAGCTGAGGACCCCGCTGGCCGCGATCCGGGGCTACGTCGAGTTCATCCAGGAGGGGCAGCTCGGTCCGACGACCGACGCCCAGAGGAAGGGGCTCGAGGTCTGCCTCCGAAACTCCGAGCGGCTCACGAAGACCATCAACATGCTCCTGGACTTCTCGAGGATGGAGCTCGGCCGGGTTCCGATTCGCCCGGCCCCGTTCCAGATCGGGCGACTCCTCGCCCAGATCGTCGCGGGCATCGAGGCCGATGCCCGCAAGCGCCGCATCCGGCTGAAGACGGTCGTCGAGCGGGACCTGAAGCCCGTCGACGGCGACCGCGACCGGCTCACGCAGGTGCTCGAGAACCTGATCACGAATGCCCTGAAGTTCACGCCCGACGGCGGCGAGGTCGAGGTCGGGGCCCGTCCCTCGCCGGACGAACGTCACGTCGAGGTCTGGGTCGCCGACACCGGCATCGGCATCCCGCCCGAGGAGCGCAGCCGGGTCTTCGACAAGTTCTACCAGACCGACGGCTCGGCGACGCGGCGGTTCGGCGGCATCGGCCTCGGGCTCGCCATCGTCAAGTCGATCCTCGACGCCCACGGAGCGGAGATCGTCGTCGACGGTCGCGTCGGCTCGGGCTCCGTCTTCCGCTTCTCCCTCCCGGTCGCAGCGGCCCAGACGGAGTCGGGCGTCTTCCACGGCCTCGTCACACCCGACGGCTCGACGACCGAGATCCTCGCGATCGACGACGACTCCGACTTCCTCGCGATCCTCGGGGAGACCCTGGGAAAGCACGGTTTCGCCGTGAGGACCGCGTCGACCGCCGCGGAGGGACTCGCCGCCGCCCGGGAGAGGCCTCCCCTCCTGATCGTCCTCGACATCCGCCTCCCCGACCGCGACGGTCTCGACCTCCTGCAGGAGCTTCGCGAGGACGACGCGACCCGCAGGACCCCGATCCTCGTCGCGTCGGTCGTCGACGAGCGGCTCGAGGGCCTGCGCCTCGGAGCCGTCGAGTACCTCGTCAAGCCCATCGACCGGGGCCGCCTCGTCGAAGCGGCGGTTCGCGCGCTGCACGCCCGGGGCGGTCGCCTCCCGTCCGGCGAGATCGCAGCCGCTCCAGAAGCCTGA
- a CDS encoding response regulator codes for MSQRQRTILIVDDEEDVLDLLQLVFETSGFEVRRASTGKSAVSSAYEQPPDVVLLDVMMPEMDGWQVLRTLKGDERTRHIPVVMLSARAERRDKMIGLQEGAEGYIAKPFSPAEVVREVQSFLERGP; via the coding sequence ATGTCCCAGAGGCAACGGACAATCCTGATCGTCGACGACGAGGAGGACGTCCTCGACCTGCTCCAGCTCGTCTTCGAGACGAGCGGATTCGAGGTGAGACGCGCCTCGACCGGGAAGTCCGCGGTCTCGAGCGCCTACGAGCAGCCGCCCGACGTCGTCCTCCTCGACGTGATGATGCCCGAGATGGACGGCTGGCAGGTCCTTCGAACCCTCAAGGGAGACGAGCGGACCCGGCACATCCCGGTCGTGATGCTCTCCGCCCGCGCCGAGCGGCGCGACAAGATGATCGGGCTGCAGGAAGGTGCGGAGGGCTACATCGCCAAGCCGTTCTCCCCCGCCGAGGTCGTCCGCGAAGTCCAGAGCTTTCTCGAGCGGGGCCCGTGA